From a single Leptospira levettii genomic region:
- a CDS encoding polyprenyl synthetase family protein, translating to MVPITFTEILQYSKQIFDSFFESYTPSLFSPKTRITEACLYSLRAGGKRVRPIFVLNSFFEPNKLSQNIQTKDHSVLLASLAVECIHTYSLIHDDLPAMDDDDTRRGKPTCHKQFDEATAILAGDTLNSLSFYLLSMMNTEDPFLIRDSIQILHNGAGMKGMIQGQMEDIEEEKNPSNTDRESKLHSIHEKKTGALIESSFLLGNRLRPDWKERESVISSYAKEIGLLFQITDDILDVEGNLEELGKTPGKDAKAGKLTYPSLYGMEKTKSLRSESVKKAISLASELSSMNHEFFLGLPKYIAERKN from the coding sequence ATCGTGCCAATTACCTTCACCGAAATCTTACAATACTCAAAACAAATTTTTGATTCATTTTTTGAATCCTATACCCCTTCTTTATTTTCACCAAAAACTCGCATAACAGAAGCTTGTTTGTATAGCCTAAGGGCTGGTGGAAAAAGAGTGAGACCAATTTTTGTTTTAAATTCTTTTTTTGAACCTAACAAATTATCTCAAAACATCCAAACTAAAGACCATTCTGTTTTACTTGCTTCGCTCGCAGTTGAATGCATTCATACCTATTCTCTCATCCACGACGACTTACCTGCAATGGATGATGATGACACCCGCCGCGGGAAACCAACTTGCCACAAACAATTTGATGAGGCAACAGCCATCTTAGCCGGTGATACTCTCAACTCCCTTAGTTTTTATCTATTGTCTATGATGAATACCGAAGATCCATTTCTCATCCGTGATTCCATTCAAATCCTTCACAATGGTGCCGGTATGAAGGGGATGATCCAAGGACAGATGGAAGACATCGAAGAAGAAAAAAATCCAAGTAACACCGACCGAGAATCAAAACTTCACTCTATCCATGAAAAAAAAACAGGAGCACTAATCGAATCATCCTTTTTATTAGGGAATCGATTACGACCTGATTGGAAAGAAAGAGAATCCGTAATTTCAAGTTATGCGAAAGAAATTGGACTTTTATTCCAAATCACAGATGATATCCTCGATGTAGAAGGAAATTTAGAAGAACTTGGCAAAACCCCAGGTAAGGATGCAAAAGCAGGGAAATTGACGTATCCAAGTCTGTATGGAATGGAAAAAACAAAATCTCTCAGATCCGAGTCTGTAAAAAAAGCCATCTCACTTGCCTCTGAACTTTCTTCTATGAATCATGAATTCTTTTTAGGATTACCTAAATACATTGCAGAAAGAAAAAATTAG
- a CDS encoding TlyA family RNA methyltransferase — protein MQKEKIRLDTFLVREGFVTDLKLAQSLILSGSVLVNDTVISKVGTLISLKDKVRTKEKIKSYVSRGAYKLLGAFEHWKDIRINGNTCLDLGASTGGFCQVLLEKGASKLFAVDVGYGQLAQKIANDPRVTVFDRTHLKELPLLPLEPLTNETWITMDLSFISLVPVFSFLHSLFVKYPETHWKGITLFKPQFEVHPSKLEKGVLIDSQLIGYAIRNVWHKIKQADPKIRFVGLMESPIQGADGNREFLIRWERKIEN, from the coding sequence TTGCAGAAAGAAAAAATTAGACTCGATACATTTCTCGTAAGGGAAGGGTTTGTTACCGATTTAAAATTAGCCCAATCTTTAATTCTATCTGGTTCTGTTCTCGTAAATGATACTGTCATTTCAAAAGTGGGGACTCTCATTTCATTGAAAGACAAGGTGAGAACCAAAGAAAAGATCAAATCCTATGTTTCGAGAGGTGCCTATAAATTGTTAGGTGCATTTGAACATTGGAAAGACATTCGAATCAATGGAAATACATGTCTTGATTTGGGAGCCTCCACAGGTGGATTTTGCCAAGTGTTACTGGAAAAAGGTGCTTCCAAACTATTTGCAGTTGATGTCGGATATGGCCAATTGGCTCAAAAGATTGCGAATGATCCAAGAGTAACTGTGTTCGACCGTACCCACTTAAAAGAATTACCACTATTACCTTTAGAACCTCTCACAAATGAAACATGGATCACAATGGATCTTAGTTTTATTTCATTGGTACCTGTATTTTCATTTTTGCATTCATTGTTTGTGAAATACCCAGAGACTCACTGGAAAGGAATTACACTTTTTAAACCTCAGTTTGAAGTACATCCCTCTAAATTAGAGAAAGGTGTTTTGATTGATTCGCAATTGATTGGTTATGCGATCAGAAATGTTTGGCACAAAATCAAACAAGCTGATCCAAAAATTAGATTTGTTGGTCTTATGGAATCTCCCATCCAGGGGGCCGACGGGAATCGAGAATTTTTAATACGTTGGGAAAGGAAAATTGAGAACTAA
- a CDS encoding response regulator, with protein sequence MTKKNILIVEDEPFLGLNIKQKIESFGFHVIAVVPSGDEAFQIVSEKVPDLILMDINLEGSLDGIETAESLRDQFSVPVLFLTGFLDETSKQRINQNPSYAYLMKPFSTDQLKEAVTGFMV encoded by the coding sequence ATGACGAAAAAGAACATCCTCATCGTCGAGGATGAACCATTCCTCGGACTCAATATCAAACAGAAAATCGAATCATTTGGTTTTCATGTGATTGCTGTTGTACCTTCTGGGGATGAGGCCTTTCAAATTGTCTCAGAAAAGGTGCCAGACCTAATCCTTATGGACATCAATTTAGAAGGATCACTCGATGGTATCGAAACGGCCGAATCTTTACGTGACCAATTCTCAGTTCCTGTATTGTTTTTGACCGGATTTTTGGACGAGACTTCAAAACAACGAATCAATCAAAATCCGTCTTATGCCTATCTCATGAAACCATTTTCAACGGACCAATTAAAGGAAGCCGTTACTGGTTTTATGGTTTAG
- a CDS encoding ferredoxin encodes MADKSIKQPENVPGKYYVDQTCVPCNDCVKEAPNLLEYNADETHIFFKKQPSTPTEEKQAKAAMAMCPVDAIGDDGE; translated from the coding sequence ATGGCAGATAAAAGTATCAAACAACCCGAGAATGTACCAGGAAAATACTATGTCGACCAGACTTGTGTTCCCTGCAATGATTGTGTCAAAGAAGCTCCAAACCTTTTAGAATACAATGCGGACGAAACGCACATTTTCTTTAAAAAACAACCATCTACTCCAACTGAGGAAAAACAGGCAAAGGCAGCCATGGCAATGTGTCCAGTCGATGCGATTGGGGATGATGGAGAGTAA
- a CDS encoding alpha/beta fold hydrolase, translating into MKNMGGIPSYVNLGGHKIFYWKFGKGNQKPIVFFHGLLDESFGFRRVVKELLNDGYPLYVFDLPGYGKSKLPLVKYLYQIDVWADLLLECLEKLNLSQICLVGHSMGGLISQHLVLHDRNHLVDKLILLAPGGIAHPEREKMRKILFPKTERQVVSLLRYLYGEEFPEPGYLFRHTLVTIWNDKPNEYLQENTLRREDEIFFGSKMKEIKIPTLILAGAEDEITPPFMMKQMKSFIKKSKLVWIPKIRHAIHLEKPDVVAKNIREFYNS; encoded by the coding sequence ATGAAAAATATGGGTGGAATTCCCTCTTATGTCAACTTGGGAGGCCACAAAATTTTTTATTGGAAGTTTGGGAAAGGAAACCAAAAACCTATCGTTTTTTTTCATGGATTACTAGATGAAAGTTTTGGATTCCGAAGAGTCGTAAAAGAATTGTTAAATGATGGATACCCATTGTATGTTTTTGATTTACCTGGCTATGGAAAAAGTAAACTTCCACTCGTAAAATACCTCTATCAAATCGATGTATGGGCAGATTTACTTCTTGAGTGTTTAGAAAAACTCAATTTGAGTCAAATTTGTTTAGTTGGACACTCGATGGGTGGACTTATTTCTCAACACTTAGTCCTTCATGACAGAAATCACCTTGTAGATAAATTGATTTTACTCGCACCAGGTGGAATTGCCCATCCGGAGCGCGAAAAAATGCGAAAGATTCTATTTCCAAAAACGGAAAGACAAGTGGTATCGTTGTTACGTTATTTATACGGCGAAGAGTTTCCTGAACCAGGTTATTTATTTCGTCATACACTTGTTACGATTTGGAATGATAAACCAAATGAATATTTACAAGAAAATACTCTTAGAAGAGAAGATGAGATTTTTTTCGGTTCTAAAATGAAGGAAATTAAAATTCCAACTTTGATATTGGCAGGTGCTGAAGATGAAATCACACCACCTTTTATGATGAAACAAATGAAATCATTTATCAAAAAAAGTAAATTGGTCTGGATTCCAAAAATAAGACATGCCATTCATTTAGAAAAACCTGATGTTGTAGCAAAGAATATTAGAGAATTCTATAATTCTTAA
- a CDS encoding ATP-binding protein: MLETKIHKLSELLSHSSIPYLFVDLKSQNVLYCHDQIKNLLGLNFTLPCPMDLIFEDSNKVSSLLKQRPNQKENYQIQCKKVNLETLTVSVQFSSTDDVLNGFDEIYILYIQWKQITETVHLPQNEGLEIPFLITDSFGKVQFANTRFLDFFSITLEQIQKKSIFDLLTLPKPIKSDLLKSNIKHDIDIHSGLGEKQKFQLQSFVTPNYSNGINNITILLLDLSTLQNAENTIRYGEEKLKTFFATINNGFVIVNQEAIIIEVAPIFKFLLFQLLAFEVGENIFQYFDVSEKNRLIEVLNLSITSQTTQRAEFDYSLLGEDRTFEIKFIPVRKLNPNDKKVMLVFSDITEAKRLDRQLIESMKFASIGEIAAGLAHEINNPLQSALLYLEDLITVDETDPNERKNILQKIEAANLRIRDLVKALLDLGRMESPNRDFVSPYYILVRTSELVEVSCRKKNIQFTRHAGPNLPGIFVRWQEIEQVLINCVVNSINALSEMEIPRENPRIELGIDFLRSQKKDWVVFSVEDNGPGIDDDTLEKVFLPLFTTRRNKQGTGLGLSISKKIIAEHGGEIYIKTKNGVGTKVEIFLPAHADENG, encoded by the coding sequence ATGTTAGAAACAAAAATTCACAAGTTATCGGAGTTACTTTCCCATTCCTCGATTCCCTATCTTTTCGTCGATCTTAAATCCCAAAATGTATTGTATTGTCATGATCAAATTAAAAATCTTTTGGGTTTGAATTTTACCCTTCCATGCCCGATGGATTTAATCTTTGAAGATTCAAACAAAGTATCTAGTTTATTGAAACAAAGACCTAATCAGAAAGAAAATTACCAAATCCAGTGTAAAAAAGTAAATTTAGAAACTTTGACAGTATCTGTTCAGTTTTCATCGACTGATGATGTTTTGAATGGTTTCGATGAAATTTATATTCTCTACATACAATGGAAACAAATAACAGAGACTGTTCACCTGCCACAAAATGAGGGATTAGAAATTCCATTCTTAATCACTGATTCATTCGGAAAAGTACAGTTTGCCAATACACGATTTTTAGATTTTTTTTCCATTACCTTGGAACAGATCCAAAAAAAATCAATCTTCGATCTACTCACTTTACCTAAACCCATTAAATCTGATTTATTAAAATCAAATATAAAACATGATATAGATATTCATTCAGGACTAGGTGAAAAACAAAAGTTTCAATTGCAAAGTTTTGTTACACCAAATTACTCAAATGGTATCAATAATATTACTATACTTTTATTAGATTTATCTACCTTACAAAATGCAGAAAATACAATCAGGTACGGAGAAGAGAAATTAAAAACCTTTTTTGCAACTATCAACAATGGATTTGTAATCGTTAACCAAGAAGCAATTATCATTGAAGTAGCTCCTATTTTTAAGTTTTTATTATTTCAACTATTGGCATTTGAAGTAGGAGAGAATATTTTTCAATATTTCGATGTAAGTGAAAAGAATAGACTGATTGAAGTTTTAAATTTATCGATAACTTCACAAACTACACAAAGAGCCGAATTTGATTATTCGTTATTAGGTGAGGATCGAACGTTCGAAATAAAGTTTATTCCTGTTAGAAAACTGAATCCTAATGATAAAAAGGTAATGTTAGTATTTTCTGATATCACCGAGGCAAAACGATTAGATAGACAATTAATTGAATCAATGAAATTTGCAAGTATTGGGGAGATTGCGGCAGGACTTGCGCATGAAATTAATAATCCCCTCCAAAGTGCATTACTCTATCTTGAAGATTTAATTACCGTCGATGAAACGGATCCAAATGAAAGAAAAAATATCCTTCAGAAAATTGAAGCAGCAAATTTAAGAATCCGTGACTTGGTAAAGGCTTTACTTGATTTGGGCCGAATGGAAAGCCCAAATCGTGATTTTGTTTCTCCTTATTACATACTAGTCAGAACAAGTGAACTTGTCGAGGTGAGTTGTCGTAAAAAGAATATACAATTCACAAGGCATGCTGGCCCCAATTTACCTGGAATTTTTGTACGTTGGCAGGAAATCGAACAAGTGTTGATCAATTGTGTGGTAAACTCAATTAATGCTTTGTCAGAAATGGAAATTCCCAGAGAGAATCCTCGAATTGAGTTGGGAATTGATTTTCTTAGGAGTCAAAAGAAAGACTGGGTCGTATTTTCTGTGGAAGACAACGGACCAGGAATCGATGACGATACATTGGAAAAAGTTTTTTTACCCTTGTTCACAACAAGGCGAAACAAACAAGGAACAGGATTGGGTTTATCAATTTCCAAAAAAATCATCGCCGAACACGGTGGTGAGATTTATATCAAAACAAAGAATGGTGTAGGAACAAAGGTCGAAATCTTTTTGCCTGCTCATGCGGATGAAAATGGATAA
- a CDS encoding hybrid sensor histidine kinase/response regulator, whose amino-acid sequence MDKILIIDDEEDIRIALKRVLSREGYQIELSESASDAVKRIESGELFSLVISDILMSGMSGIDFTKFIAEKNINLPVILITGNPNLSSAEAAIRYHAYEYISKPVDRTQLLSVVKRALEVKNQKDSDLEKLMLSEKLEKALRTQNLDLNRQNAAILNATSDAVITINHKLIIVSANKSSFDMFRFNSPLDLIGQNVRILFTENKMQKYMSQVSNVLSQEPNKSTLQLSDVTLQRSDSSTFLADIAICSYSLDGDSFYTGVIRDVTQKKLMVEQLIHSERRAFLSVVAASIGHEINNSLTAIQGFVEMASRENADLMLKDRALKVTLNQTEKLRALTSNLLQLGKSVKSNTEKTEVLNLNSEISSVLQVFKETAKLKYCQIKREDSTERIPIRMNSDQFALLLSNILLNAADATNNIGTIEIKAYIQSKRGHLIVTDDGEGMSQETLDKIYEPYFTTKELGKGTGLGMFVVKQIVENFEIELQIDSTPGKGSKFHFIFPEVSES is encoded by the coding sequence ATGGATAAAATATTAATTATCGATGATGAAGAAGACATTCGTATCGCATTAAAACGTGTTTTATCACGTGAGGGGTATCAAATTGAACTTTCTGAATCTGCATCTGATGCAGTAAAACGAATCGAATCAGGAGAATTATTTTCATTAGTGATTTCAGATATTTTGATGTCAGGAATGTCTGGTATTGATTTCACAAAATTTATAGCTGAAAAAAACATAAATTTACCTGTCATATTAATCACTGGAAATCCAAATTTATCATCAGCAGAAGCTGCCATTCGTTATCATGCTTATGAATATATATCAAAGCCGGTTGATAGAACCCAGTTACTTTCAGTCGTAAAACGAGCATTAGAGGTAAAAAACCAAAAGGATTCAGATTTAGAAAAATTGATGTTGTCCGAAAAATTAGAAAAAGCACTTCGGACACAGAATTTAGATCTTAACCGTCAAAATGCGGCTATTTTGAATGCAACATCGGATGCAGTTATTACTATCAATCACAAACTAATCATTGTATCAGCAAACAAATCAAGTTTTGATATGTTTCGATTTAATTCTCCACTAGATTTAATCGGACAAAATGTACGTATTTTATTTACTGAAAATAAAATGCAAAAGTATATGAGTCAAGTTTCCAATGTACTAAGCCAAGAACCAAATAAATCAACTTTGCAACTCTCTGACGTAACACTACAACGATCAGATTCTTCCACCTTTCTTGCTGATATTGCAATTTGTTCTTATAGTTTAGATGGTGACTCATTTTATACTGGTGTTATCCGAGATGTAACACAAAAAAAATTGATGGTGGAACAATTAATTCACTCTGAAAGAAGAGCATTTTTATCTGTAGTTGCTGCAAGTATTGGCCACGAAATCAATAATTCATTAACAGCCATCCAAGGATTTGTCGAAATGGCTTCACGTGAAAATGCAGACCTAATGTTAAAAGATCGTGCACTTAAAGTGACTCTTAACCAAACAGAAAAATTAAGAGCATTAACTTCGAATCTTTTGCAATTGGGAAAATCAGTAAAATCGAATACAGAAAAAACTGAAGTCTTAAATTTAAACTCAGAAATATCGTCAGTCTTACAAGTGTTTAAAGAAACTGCAAAACTCAAATATTGTCAAATCAAACGCGAAGATTCTACGGAACGAATACCAATTCGTATGAATTCTGATCAATTTGCATTATTACTATCAAATATTTTATTAAATGCGGCTGATGCAACAAACAACATAGGTACAATCGAAATCAAAGCGTATATCCAAAGCAAAAGAGGCCATCTAATTGTTACAGACGATGGTGAAGGCATGTCCCAGGAAACGTTGGATAAAATTTATGAACCTTATTTTACCACAAAAGAGTTGGGTAAAGGTACTGGGTTAGGAATGTTTGTGGTAAAACAAATTGTAGAGAATTTTGAAATCGAATTACAAATTGACTCTACACCAGGGAAAGGTTCCAAATTT